A region from the Salvia splendens isolate huo1 chromosome 15, SspV2, whole genome shotgun sequence genome encodes:
- the LOC121767937 gene encoding protein FD-like — protein MWTASSSASASASTSTSASSSSSSSPYLRHPKTMEEVWKDITFAASDLHLNPSSPHGVILQDFFSKAPPPSSAPSHASPPPPPPTMLTLSSDHFGTLLFQPHHRHPAALDAVVPDGTAAAGKKRFPDFDRSSGDRRHKRMIKNRESAARSRARKQAYTNELELEVAHLLEENAKLRKQQEKFYREAAAEHQKRKPLHRTSTAPF, from the exons ATGTGGACAGCTtcttcctccgcctccgcctccgcctccacttccacctccgcctcctcctcctcctcttcctctcccTACCTCCGCCACCCGAAAACCATGGAAGAAGTTTGGAAAGACATAACCTTCGCTGCCTCCGATCTCCACCTCAACCCCTCCTCCCCTCACGGCGTCATCCTCCAAGACTTCTTCTCCAAAGCTCCTCCGCCCTCCTCCGCCCCTTCCCACGCttctcctccgcctcctccccCCACAATGCTCACTCTCAGCTCCGATCACTTCGGCACCCTCCTCTTCCAGCCCCACCACCGCCACCCCGCCGCCTTAGACGCCGTCGTCCCCGATGgcaccgccgccgccggaaAGAAGAGGTTCCCTGATTTCGACAGGAGCTCCGGCGACCGCCGCCATAAGCGTATGATCAAGAACCGCGAGTCTGCTGCTCGCTCCAGAGCTAGAAAGCAG GCTTATACAAATGAGTTAGAGTTGGAAGTTGCCCATTTGCTTGAAGAAAATGCCAAACTCAGAAAACAGCAAGAAAAG TTTTATAGAGAAGCAGCTGCCGAGCACCAGAAAAGGAAGCCTCTCCATAGAACATCCACTGctccattttga